ATTACTCGATGACGGCGAGCACGTCGTCTTCGCGCATAATGAGGTGCTCGACGCCGTCGATTTTCACCTCCGTGCCCGCGTACTTGCCCATCAGGATCCGGTCACCCGCCTTGAGCTCCAGGGGCGTGCGCTTTCCGTTCTCATCGACCTTGCCGGGACCCACTTCCACGACCTTGCCCTCCTGGGGCTTTTCCTTGGCCGTGTCGGGGATAATGATGCCGCCACGGACGGTTTCGCTCGGCTCTTCGCGCTTGACCAGGATCCGGTCTGCCAGCGGACGTACTTTCATGGTCTGTCTCCTCTTTCGAAGTAGTGGTATCAGGCTACCGTTGTTACCGGCCCCGCCGTATAACGGGCGGGGCGAATTTGGAAATGGACTGGGCGGGTTGTTAGCACTCACCCTTGGAGAGT
The Candidatus Hydrogenedentota bacterium genome window above contains:
- a CDS encoding co-chaperone GroES — its product is MKVRPLADRILVKREEPSETVRGGIIIPDTAKEKPQEGKVVEVGPGKVDENGKRTPLELKAGDRILMGKYAGTEVKIDGVEHLIMREDDVLAVIE